In Salminus brasiliensis chromosome 24, fSalBra1.hap2, whole genome shotgun sequence, one genomic interval encodes:
- the slc24a2 gene encoding sodium/potassium/calcium exchanger 2-like → MVPTFSCIELGPELASSLPSKKRHLRQHVRRKLRPSRILGFVLSFCALALLLSWSAFKGTAKSLLGQLDDPLSHRTLRSIDGDRNASADVPRAMASSMESQGDYPEDLFTLEERRQGAVVLHMFGMLYMFIALAIVCDEFFVPALTVITEKLEISDDVAGATFMAAGGSAPELFTSVIGVFISHSNVGIGTIVGSAVFNILFVIGMCALFSREILNLTWWPLFRDVSFYIIDLIMLIVFFLDNYITYVESIALLMAYVSYVLFMKYNANVEGVVKSLMNRNQVEEIEAAPKVNNTVDDENKLSAKPRLQRGGSSASLHNSLMRNSIFQLMIHTLDPLSEGKFKEKASILHKIARKKGQDDINGIDKNLPNSSNVEVEVTPPMNGSAGQEAEEEGEDEDQPLSLGWPDTPRKQLTYLFILPIVFPLWLTLPDVRRETSKKFFPFTFLGSITWIAAFSYLMVWWAHQVGETIGITEEIMGLTILAAGTSIPDLITSVIVARKGLGDMAVSSSVGSNIFDITVGLPFPWLLYSLLHDMKSVVVSSNGLFCAIVLLFLMLLFVIMSIAVCKWRMSKLLGFLMFMLYFVFLVVSVMLEDKVITCPISV, encoded by the exons ATGGTTCCCACGTTCTCCTGCATAGAGCTGGGGCCAGAGCTCGCCTCTTCGCTGCCGAGTAAGAAACGGCACCTGAGGCAGCACGTGAGGAGGAAGCTGCGCCCTTCGCGGATCCTGGGCTTCGTCCTCAGCTTCTGTGCCCTCGCCCTGCTCCTGTCTTGGAGTGCCTTCAAAGGAACGGCCAAGTCTCTGCTCGGACAACTGGACGATCCACTGTCCCACAGAACTCTGCGCTCCATCGATGGGGATCGTAACGCTTCAGCGGATGTACCACGAGCCATGGCATCTTCGATGGAGAGCCAGGGGGACTACCCCGAGGACCTGTTCACTCTGGAGGAGAGGCGGCAAGGAGCTGTGGTTCTGCACATGTTCGGCATGCTCTACATGTTCATCGCGCTGGCCATTGTCTGTGACGAGTTCTTCGTTCCTGCTCTCACCGTCATCACCGAGAAGCTCGAGATTTCGGATGACGTGGCCGGCGCCACCTTCATGGCTGCCGGAGGCTCTGCCCCTGAGCTCTTTACGTCCGTGATTGGCGTCTTCATTTCCCATAGCAACGTAGGCATTGGGACCATCGTGGGCTCGGCTGTCTTCAACATCCTGTTTGTAATTGGGATGTGCGCCTTGTTTTCACGCGAGATCTTGAATCTCACTTGGTGGCCACTCTTCCGGGATGTCTCCTTCTACATCATTGACCTCATAATGCTCATTGTCTTCTTCCTGGATAACTATATTACCTATGTGGAGAGCATTGCGCTTCTAATGGCCTACGTATCCTATGTGCTCTTCATGAAGTACAATGCCAATGTGGAGGGTGTGGTTAAGAGCTTAATGAACAGAAACCAGGTGGAAGAAATAGAAGCTGCCCCAAAG GTTAACAATACCGTAGACGATGAGAACAAACTGTCG GCTAAACCCCGTCTCCAGAGAGGGGGAAGCTCCGCCTCTTTGCACAACTCACTGATGAGAAACAGCATCTTCCAGCTAATGATCCACACACTGGATCCACTCAGTGagg gaaaGTTCAAGGAGAAAGCTTCTATTCTGCACAAGATTGCAAGAAAAAAGGGTCAAGATGACATCAACGGCATTG ATAAGAACCTGCCCAACAGCAGCAATGTGGAGGTGGAAGTGACTCCACCCATGAACGGCAGCGCAGGACAAGAG GCTGAAGAGGAAGGGGAGGATGAGGATCAGCCCCTCAGCCTGGGGTGGCCGGACACGCCGCGGAAACAGCTGACGTACCTCTTCATCCTACCCATCGTGTTCCCGCTGTGGCTCACGCTGCCTGACGTCCGCAGAGAG ACTTCAAAGAAGTTCTTTCCCTTCACGTTTCTGGGTTCGATCACTTGGATTGCTGCCTTCTCCTATCTGATGGTGTGGTGGGCTCACCAG GTTGGTGAGACCATAGGCATCACAGAGGAGATCATGGGGCTGACCATCCTGGCTGCTGGAACCTCCATTCCTGATCTCATCACCTCAGTCATTGTGGCCAGAAAGGGTCTGGGGGACATGGCTGTTTCCAGCTCTGTGGGCTCCAACATCTTTGACATCACTGTGGG CTTGCCGTTTCCGTGGCTCCTGTATTCGTTGCTCCACGACATGAAGTCCGTCGTGGTCAGCAGTAATGGCCTTTTCTGCGCCATCGTGCTGCTCTTCCTCATGCTCCTCTTCGTCATCATGTCCATCGCCGTTTGCAAGTGGAGGATGAGCAAGCTGCTCGGCTTCCTCATGTTCATGCTCTACTTCGTCTTCCTGGTGGTCAGCGTCATGCTGGAGGACAAGGTCATCACCTGCCCCATTTCCGTCTGA
- the saraf gene encoding store-operated calcium entry-associated regulatory factor, translated as MGSELFLLLNLLLLPGVHCWNNGAVLLRDVQALTLYKGRNTAARRTSPIPQLQCVGGSAGCGSFVPEVVQCQNKGWDGVDVQWECKADMDNWYRFGRVEVSCEGFNSPDDPYVLQGSCGLEYTLELTAEGRQHQGSRGSSGSSGFAGFTSSFFQDKGHGGGGYYQQGGPSGEGVGGLVVIGLFLLLAYGVYKLFLCNPTHGHQGFQGDGSSGAGNGGYGDTGPPPPGFKPDYTAHSSGFGSSGPGFGSSGPGFGSFGPAYGSSGPGYGFADQYTRPQTAGTGFTRPSGLGGGGGFWSGMGTGGLLGYLFGSQRRQPPMGPARPSYYTPPPAPSTSSGTRTASGFGGTKRR; from the exons ATGGGGTCCGAGCTGTTCCTGCTGCTGAACCTCCTCCTGCTGCCTGGTGTCCACTGCTGGAATAATG GTGCCGTATTGCTGCGTGACGTCCAGGCTCTGACGCTCTACAAGGGGCGCAACACGGCCGCCCGCCGCACCAGCCCCATTCCTCAGCTGCAGTGTGTCGGAGGGTCTGCCGGCTGCGGCTCGTTCGTCCCGGAGGTGGTCCAGTGTCAGAATAAAGGATGGGACGGGGTGGACGTGCAG TGGGAGTGCAAGGCTGATATGGATAACTGGTACCGGTTCGGTCGGGTGGAGGTGTCGTGTGAAGGCTTTAACAGTCCTGATGACCCGTACGTACTGCAGGGCTCGTGTGGTCTGGAGTACACTCTGGAGCTCACAGCAGAGGGCCGGCAGCACCAAGGATCCCGCGGCTCCTCCGGGTCGTCCGGGTTCGCCGGTTTCACCTCCAGTTTTTTCCAAGATAAGGGTCACGGCGGAGGTGGATATTATCAGCAGGGTGGTCCGTCAGGCGAGGGTGTCGGCGGTTTAGTCGTTATCGGGCTCTTCCTGCTGCTGGCGTACGGTGTCTACAAGCTGTTCCTGTGCAACCCCACCCATGGCCACCAGGGTTTCCAAGGAGACGGGTCATCTGGAGCTGGGAATGGAGGCTATGGCGACACCGGCCCGCCTCCTCCCGGGTTTAAGCCTGACTACACAG CTCATTCGTCTGGTTTTGGTTCCTCCGGACCCGGTTTTGGTTCCTCCGGGCCTGGTTTTGGTTCCTTCGGACCCGCTTACGGTTCCTCCGGACCCGGTTATGGTTTTGCGGACCAATACACCCGACCCCAAACTGCAGGGACAGGGTTTACTCGCCCCAGCGGCttaggaggtggtggtggtttctGGTCTGGGATGGGCACTGGAGGGCTGCTGGGATATCTGTTCGGCAGTCAGAG GCGTCAGCCTCCAATGGGCCCGGCAAGACCTTCGTACTACACCCCGCCTCCTGCACCCAGCACGAGCTCTGGAACTCGCACCGCCTCAG GATTTGGTGGCACAAAGAGAAGATAA